The DNA window CAACGGGTTGATTAATGAGCTTCTCAGGCAGCCGCTTGCAACATGGCGAGTGGGTCTGCATGGAGGAAACACGACTTTCCCAGGGATAAAAataggcagagcagagcagtgagccCTGGGAGAGATGGCTGGAGGGGAGCCGTGGGGACGCTGGGACTCAGCAATGCCGCAGCATCAGCTCCCACAGTGCCCCCTTGTCAGAAGAGCTGAAATCCCATTCAGGAGCCCCATAACCGGCTTAAGGGGGATGGAGGGAGTTATGGCTCCTCGTGAGCCAGGCTTTGTGCATGAGCTCCCGGATGCCGTGTCGGATGAGGCTCCCCATCGCTTGTGCTGGGAGCAATGGAGCCGGCAGCAGAGCCAACGCGGGGCCACACAGCCCCGCAAGCCGGGGATCCCTGTGGTTAATGGTTAACCACCCCAGGGTGGCAGCGTCCCTGTCTGAACagccacctccatccccacagccacctccatccccactccctgccagggctggggcacccaTGGGGCGAGGGATGGGGTGCACTGATGTGCCAGCACCATGGACATCCTGACTGCCTCAGAGGGTTCGAGGCTGTTGGAGGTCAGCACTGATGCACATCAGGCACCAGCATTGATTGGGTGGGGGCCTAGCTCAGGTCTGTGAGCAGGGGGTGGGTCAGGGACCCAtagctgcagccctgggagccTGAGAGCTCTCCCAGTGCAGGGGCCCAACCCATGCAAGCGAGTCACGTCCCGAGCGTGGCTGTGCTCCGACTGCTCAAGGCTGGTGAAAGGAGCAGGGGCGGCTGGGTTTGCTCTGGGAAGGCAGAGAGGTGACTGGTGGCAGTGACAGTGCTGTCCTGGGGAGGAAATGGCAGGTACTCAAGTGCTGCAGACTATGGGAAAGGACATGAAGGAACAGGTGAAAGTCAAAGGCAGGTGGAGAATGAGGACATGAGCGTGgcagtggcagctctgctcacccCACAGCACATCCCCAGCTGTGCCCCCGGATGGGTCCCACTGCACATCCCTGTGACTCATCCTCTCGTGCAGGGTCACCCGCTTGCCAGGGCCCTCACCACcagggcagaggagctgctgagggccGGTAGGAAGCCAGGACCCGCTCCCCATGCAGCTTGTGGCCTGGTGGAGGCATGTCCCAGCCACATCTCCtcgccctcctgctgctgctgctctgctgccaggtAAGGATGGGCTCCCAGAGACACTGCCCACGGCAGCCTATTGCTACGCTACACTGTACAGAACCCACTGCCCAATCCTGCTGTCCACACGGCACAGTGTGGCACATCCATCTGCGCCTGCCCACGGCCATCCTTGAGCCTCAGGGCCATGGAATGCCTGCCCCTGCCTGACCCTGGTGACCTCTCTGGTGCCCTCAGGGCCCCTCTGCCCAGATCACGAATTTCCTCTTTGAGAGCTGGAAGGCTTACAGCGAGGAGTGCCACCGCAACATGAGCCGGATGCCCGCACCTACAGGTGAGCGTGGGCACCCCACACGCTGCCCTGGTGTCCTGGTGGGACAGGGACCCCCTGAGCAAGGgcatggggtgctgtggggacGGTGACCGCGTGGTCTCCAGAGCTGACACTCCCCATGGGCTGAGTCAGAGCGCACCGCCATTCTGCCGCCCCACAGAGCTGGTTTGTAACAGAACCTTTGACAAGTTCTCCTGCTGGCCCGACGCACTGCCGAACACCACCGTCAACGTCTCCTGCCCCTGGTTCCTGCCCTGGTACCAGAAAGGTAACGGCAGGGCACAGGGTGGGATGGCTGAGcggggcagggctgtgcacgCGTGCACACCTCCGTGCGGGTGCACGCTGCTGCGGGTGCTGCTCCGTGTCCCCTGGGCTGGCgtgcagagcccagctgtgtACCCGTGTCTGCAGCTGCCCCATCACCCTCCTCCCCATGCAGTGAAGCACAGGTACGTCTTCAAGACATGCGGGCCGGACGGGCAGTGGGTGACAGGCCCCAAGGGGCAGTCCCTGCGGGATGCCACGCAGTGCCAGATCGACGCAGAGGACCTGGAGGCACAGGTGGGCAGCGGGCAGggggctgccagggaggtgcggtgcagcccctgccctgtgctgttcTGCCCCATTCCTTGCCCTCACTGCCCACCTCACTCTCCAGGAGAAATTTGCCAAGACCTACGGCAGCTTCAAAGTGATGTACACTGTGGGCTACTCAGTGTCCCTATGTGCGCTGCTGCTcgccctggctgtgctgctgggcttcaGGTGGGCACAGACGGGGGCTGCACCAGGGGGCCGTGCAGGAGCGAGCACTGACAGCAGCCCCCTGCCTCCCCAGCAAGCTGCACTGCATGAGGAACTACATCCACATGAACCTCTTCGCCTCCTTCATCGTGAAGGGCGTCTCTGTGCTGGTCATCGATGCCCTGCTCAAGACTCACTACAGCGACAAGATCGACGACTACAACGTGCGCATCTGGCTGAGTGATGAGgtgagcgggggggggggcaggggggtgggggtgagggacCACGGCAGGCCCTGACCCCCCCCCGCAGGCTGCCGCTGGCTGCCGGGCGGCCACAGTCTTCATGCAGTACGGCATTGTGGCCAACtactgctggctgctggtggAGGGCATCTACCTGCATAACCTGCTGGTGGTGGCCGTTTTCTCTGAGAGGAGCTACTTCACCCTCTACCTGTGCATCGGCTGGGGTGAGCACAGCctgcatcccatccccatcccatcctcatccctgAGCCCTCGCCGTGCCTCACCTGTCCCACCCCGTCCCTCCACTCCAGGGGCACCTGTGCTATTTCTCATCCCGTGGGTTGTTGTGAAGTTTCTCTATGAAAACATCCAGTGAGTATCAGCCCGTGCCACGGGTGTGTGGGGCACGGGGGGTACGTGTGGGATATATTGTAGAGAAACCCAtgggacagccctgcagaggccCCGCTCTGCTGCCCGCGTGCAAGGAGCGCGGTGCCAGGCCCTGTGCCGAGCTCCAGCAGCCACCCTGACACAGGGCTGCCCCGTGgtccccctccctctcctccgCAGGTGCTGGAGCACCAACCACAACATGGGTTTCTGGTGGATCCTCCGCTTCCCCGTGTTCCTGGCCATCCTGGTGAGCCCTCACCCCATGGCTTCgcccaccacctccccaggctcTGCCGTGCTTGGGGCCGTGGCCGCTTCATGCTCACATGCCCTTCACGGGCTCTCTCCGCCCCACTGCAGATCaacttcttcatcttcatccgCATCATCCAGATCCTCGTCTCCAAGCTCCGCGCACACCAGATGCGCTACACCGACTACAAGTTCAGGTGGGCAGTgggtgcagccccagccctgcgtGCCCACGTGCGGGTGGTGCGGTGCCCACGGCCACGGCCCTGCGCTATGGCTGCCCGCTCCGTGCAGGCTGGCCAAGTCCACGCTGACGCTGATCCCATTGCTGGGCATCCACGAGGTCATCTTCGCTTTCATCACGGATGAGCACGCCCAGGGCACGCTGCGCTACGTCAAGCTCTTCTTCGACCTCTTCCTGAGCTCCTTCCAggtgagcacagcagggccGGGCTGGCCACAGGGACGTCGTGCTGGGAGGGATGGACTGGGGGCTGGGGCTAGCCGCTGCCCCTCATGCCTCTCCTGTCTCTGCCCAGGGGATGCTGGTGGCCATTCTCTACTGCTTCGTCAACAAGGAGGTGAGCGGCCGGGCTGGGAGCGGGCGTGGGGCCGAGGGGCCGTGCTGATGGCGGCCACCCGCAGGTGCAGGCGGAGCTGCTGAAGCGGTGGCAGCGCTGGAAGCTGGGGAAGGACCTGGCGGAGGAGTACAAGCACACCTACAGCCACGCACCCAGCGCCCGCAACGGCGCCGGAGGCTGTGAGAAGCACCAGCTGGTGGGCGGCTGCGCCAACGGGATGGGCCG is part of the Gallus gallus isolate bGalGal1 chromosome 18, bGalGal1.mat.broiler.GRCg7b, whole genome shotgun sequence genome and encodes:
- the GCGR gene encoding glucagon receptor precursor, producing the protein MSQPHLLALLLLLLCCQGPSAQITNFLFESWKAYSEECHRNMSRMPAPTELVCNRTFDKFSCWPDALPNTTVNVSCPWFLPWYQKVKHRYVFKTCGPDGQWVTGPKGQSLRDATQCQIDAEDLEAQEKFAKTYGSFKVMYTVGYSVSLCALLLALAVLLGFSKLHCMRNYIHMNLFASFIVKGVSVLVIDALLKTHYSDKIDDYNVRIWLSDEAAAGCRAATVFMQYGIVANYCWLLVEGIYLHNLLVVAVFSERSYFTLYLCIGWGAPVLFLIPWVVVKFLYENIQCWSTNHNMGFWWILRFPVFLAILINFFIFIRIIQILVSKLRAHQMRYTDYKFRLAKSTLTLIPLLGIHEVIFAFITDEHAQGTLRYVKLFFDLFLSSFQGMLVAILYCFVNKEVQAELLKRWQRWKLGKDLAEEYKHTYSHAPSARNGAGGCEKHQLVGGCANGMGRGTAVRSGSHYLESSGRGAAEQLAMGEQHHCYEFPETTAESHF